CCGAGCGCCTTCTGCTCCGCTTGGTCGCGCACCGAGCACGTGTTGACCAAGATGGCATCGGCGTCCGTCTCGTCGCCGGTGACCGTGTAGCCGCCTTCCGTGAACATCTGCGCGACCTGTTCGGAGTCGCGCTCGTTCATCTGGCAACCGTAGGTGCGTATGAAAACCTTTGGCATGGTGGGCTGGGGCCGCGGACGCTAGCGGCCCGGGCGGGCCGGATCAAGCCGGGAGAAACGGGGTTAGAGGGCGGAATGTCGAATGACGAATTTCCGAATGCAGAATGAAGTGTGCCGAAGCGGACGTTGCCGCCTCAAGCTCACAAGCCATTCGTCATTCGGGAATTCCACATTCGTCATTTGTCCGCTAGGCGGGCCGCCACCATCCGGATGGCCTCCGGGTAGGTCCGGTGCTCGGCCTCCAGGATCCGCGCGTGCAGGGATTCCGGGGTGTCTCCGGGCAGCACCGGCACGGAATTCTGCAAGATCACCGGGCCGGTATCCATGCCGCCGTCCACATAGTGCACCGTGCAGCCGGTCTCCGGCACCCCGGCGTCGAGCGCCTGTTTCCATGCCTGCAGGCCCGGGAAGGCGGGGAGCAGGGCCGGGTGAATATTGATGATGCGGTCCGGGAAGGCCTTCAGCAGCGGAGTGCGGACCAGGCGCATGAAGCCGGCCAGACAGACCAGTTCCACCCCGGCGGCCTTCAGCGCGGCGGCGGTTTCGGCCTGCGCTTCCTCCGGGAACTTCGACTTGAAACCCCGGCAGTCGATCACCGCGGTCGGGATGCCCGCCTTCTTCGCACGCTCCAGAATGTAGGCCTCCGGATTCTCCGACATCACCAGTGCGATTTCCGCCGGGATCGAGCCATCCGCCACCCCGTCGAGGATCGCCTGCATGTTCGAACCGGAACCGGAGCCAAGAATGCCGAGACGCATGCGCGGAGGAGAAAGTCCCGCGTGAGAACTTCCAAGTGCCAATCTGCTATTCGGCGAGCTTCTTCCTGATATCCTCAACCCGGTCCGCGTGCTGGTAGAACGGGGGGTAGATAGTCTCAAAAAGGAGCAGCCATCCGGCCGTCAGATCGCCAGGCGGCAGATCATTCACGGCTTCCTCGAGGATTTGATCGAAGCTCTCCCAAGTCTCCCGGGTCGCGGGCTTCAGAAGCACCGAGTCCAATCCTTTGCAGAAGGTGTATTTGGAGTATGCCGTGCGGCGTGCGGGCGGCTGCATGAATCCCTCGCCGAAACGTTCCCCCGGCGCCCGCTGTTCCAGCAATTTGCCCATTTGTTCCAAAATCATTCCGCGCTCGAGCCTCACGATCGTCCCGATATCTTCCCCGGCCGGAGGATTCAGCAGGGAGCTTCGCAAACGAAGCCGTGACGCGGAGGAGAAGCTTCCTCGAGCGAGGCCGATCTCGATAAGCGACACCGCCGCAGCCTTGACCCGCTTCCCCACCAGCACGGAAAGTAGGAAGTGCTGACTTTGGAGATGATCGCCGATTTGCAGCAAAGTCTCGATGGAATCCATCGCGGTCGCTTCTTCGTTCAGCGCCAAGGCGGCTTCGGCTCTGAGGGAAATTATCCCGGTCATGTCTATCAGCCAATCCAGAACCTCGGAAAGCCGATCACGATCACGATCCAATGCAAGCGGAAGCCGGCAAGCGGGACGCCCGGCGGCTTCACGGATCGCCGCGAGGTCAGCCGCGAGGGTAGCACCGCGCTCCATTACCATCGCGGCTTTCTCGGGTTTGTCCTCGAACCATGATCTCCCGTTGTCGGGCTCTTCATGGCCATCCAGCGCGTCGTAGGCCCAATATTTCCAGTCCCATACTACTTTCGCTTCTGGAGACTTCTCTGAAGCGATCATAGCCTTGATCCACGGATGGGCGGCGAAGTTCTCGCGATCCGCCACGACCGGTGGGAGCCACGCCTCGATCCCCAGATCTTCGCCGCGGGATCGGCACTCCTGCTGATAGTTCTCCCATCGCTCGACATCGCGCCGGATCGCCTGCAAGCGCACGAGCAGCCCGGCCACCACCACTAGGAACAAGACAGTCCCAGCAATCCACCATCCATGCTTCCGAAGCGCCATGCGCGGAAATTGGCGGACGCTGCCGAAGAAGCCAATGGCCAATGATCGCTTGACCGGTCAGCGTATGTGGTAATTATTACCACATGAGTTACCGCATGGTCAGGACCAGCATGTCGCTGGATACGGCTACGCTCGAGACGATGGATGCTTTGGCCAAGCGATGGTCGGTATCCAAGGCCGAGATCATGCGCCGCGCCGTGCGGACCTTGAAGGCTGAGGCGGATCGCGAAACCCGCAAGCTAACGCCGCTTCAGGCCCTAGACTGGCTGCAGGGTGGGGGCGGCCTTTCGGTGAAGGAAGGAGAGGCCTTCAAGAAAGCCATTCGTGCGGAGCGCGAATCAAAAAAGTACTGGTGGGAGGCATGATCCATCTGGATACCAACCTGCTCGTGGAGCTGGTTAGCGTGGGTTCGCCGGGTGCGGTGATCGTGCGCGGGTGGATTGCAGGTGGAGAAGATGTGGGCACCTCGGCGATTGCTTGGTCGGAGTTCTGCAACGGCCCTTTGTCCTCCGGGCAGAAAGATGCGGCCTTCGCGGTGCTGGATGGTAACATTCAGGACTTCACTTGGCGCGAGGGCGAGCAGGCAGCCCGGCTTTTCAATCTCGCTGGGCGCCGGAAGGGATCCCACTCGGACTGCATGATCGCTGCCTCTGCCCTGACCACCGGCAGCCGTCTGGCCACGAGGAACACTGCCGATTTCGCCCGCTTCGTTTCTCACGGGCTCGTGCTCGAATCACTCGGCGTATGATCTGCCGATCGATCCACGCGCGGCGGATGTAAGGAACGGTCCAAAAAGCGAGCCGCCCGCTTTTCGGATTTGGCCTTTTGCGCAGCTCGGCTAATCAGGCGCATGCACGACCCGCGAATCGATCAGCTCGCCCGCCAACTCGTCCGCTACTCCACCTCCCTGCAGAAGGGTGAGAAGATCCTGCTGGATCTCTACGACGTGCCGGAATCGATCGGTCTGGCCCTGATTCGCGAGGCCCGCGCGAAGGGTGCCTACCCGCTGCTGCGCCTGCACAATTCCCGCCTGAACCGCGAGATGCAGAAGGGCGCGGAGGACGAGCAGTACAAGATCATCGCCAAGCACCTGCTGGCGGAGATGAAGGACATGGACGCCTACATCGCCATCCGCGGTAGCCACAATATCGCGGAAAGCAGCGACGTGCCCGCCGCGAACATGAAGCTCGTCATGAAGCACATGCGCGGCGTGATTGACCACCGCGTGAAGAAGACCAAGTGGTGCGTGCTGCGCTGGCCCACCCCATCCATGGCCCAGCAGGCCGGGATGAGCACCGAGGCCTTCGAGGACTTCTACTTCGATGTCTGCCTGGTGGATTACAAGAGCCTGGTGCCTGCCGCCACCGCGCTGAAGAAGCTGATGGACCAGACCGACGAGGTCCACATCACCGGCCCCGGCACCGACCTCAAATTCTCGATCAAGGACATCCCCGCCATCGTCTGCGCCGGCACCCACAACATCCCGGACGGCGAGGTCTTCACCGCGCCGGTGAAGGACTCGGTCAACGGCGTGATCTCCTACAACGCACCGACGATCTACCAGGGCATCCCCTTCGACTCGATCAAGCTCACCTTCGAGAAGGGCAAGGTCGTGAAGGCCGAGTCCCCCGGCAAGACCAAGGAGATCAACAAGATCCTCGATAGCGATGCCGGTGCCCGCTACATCGGCGAGTTCGCTCTCGGCTACAATGCCGCGATCAAGCATCCGATGCGCGACATCCTCTTCGACGAGAAGATCGGCGGCTCCTTCCACTTCACCCCCGGCCAAGCCTACGAGGAAGCCGACAACGGCAACCGCTCGCAGGTCCACTGGGACATGGTCTGCATCCAGCGCAAGGACTACGGCGGCGGCGAGATCAAGTTCGACGGCAAGGTCATCCGCAAGGACGGCGTCTTCCTGCCGAAGAACCTCGCCAAGCTGAACGGATAACAAGGAGCGGGTGCGTCCCGCGCCCCATGCCTTTCTTCTCCGCGGTGTAGCGGAAGGACTCTCGTCCTTCCGGCTGTGGCCATGTCCGGAACGAAAGCCCGTTCCGGATGACTTCGGCCCGCACCCTCATCGCTTGCATCACGCAGGCATCCGCCTCAACTTCGGACCATCATGGCTCGGATCATCTGGCTTACTTGGCTCGCGTTCGTGCTGTGTGCGCAGGCCGATGTGACCGTGGTTTGGAAGGGTCCCGTGGAGTCCCTCTCACCCGCATTTCCTGAGGGCAAGAATCTCCCGAAACTCGAAACGGAGCCTGTGCGATCACCACTATTCAAGCCGGGTGATTCCTTACGGGATATGTCGGCATGGGTTTCAAAGCGAAGCGGTTTGATCGCTCTCTCGCAAGAGGGAGCTGCCGCGGCACAGAAACCCGCAAACGATCCGCCTCGGTGGCCGGGGGATTGGGTGGTCTGGAAAGAGAGTTCCGGCATGATTGCGGCGAGTGGGTCATACAATGACATCTTCCTCGTCGAGGAGGCCTTGGGCTTCAGCAAGATGCCCACCGTGATCCGGACCCGGCTTGAACTCGTGTCCGCCGACAAGACGAAAAACCGGAGCGCCGTTCTTACGGGCAGATCGGGAGAAGAGGCCACCTTGAAGGTGGAGGGGCTTGAAGCGAATGTGACGGGTGAGGATTGGAGTTTTTCTTTAGGTGCGGTCGATCTTCTCCTGACCGTCCAGTGGGCCGATGCGGGTTCGAGCAAACCATGGGGAGTTTCTACGGCTCTTACCTTGGAAGAGGGCAAGCGCACCTTGGTGGCGGGGCAGGGCACCGGTCAGGATCGCTGGCAGCTTTTTGCCACGGCCTCGATTGAAATGACCAATGGCTTGCCGCTTCGGGAGGCGCGTTGGACTGAGAAGGAGGGGCGTCTGGAGCCTTGGCCTCGCGTCGCTGCGAATGACAATCAGATCCGGAAACCCATCGGGAGTGATCTTTCCATCACCATGTATCGCTTTGCGAATCCGTGGAGCCGTCTCCGCAACAGCCCTGAGCCCTTTGCGCCGCTTCCTCAGGTAGTCGTACCGGATGCTCTTTCGAACTGGATGCGTGGTCCCGTCGCCGATGTGGGCGCCATCCTTTTCGAGGGCTTGGCGAATCCCGCTTGGTTTGCTGGTTTCGACTCCCGTAGCGGTCGGATCTTGGTGCTTGCGGATGCAGAGGCTCAAGATCGGTGCGAGTCGCGATTGAACACTGGCGTCGTGGACCCAATCGTGGGTGAGAATCTTTGGGTCGGATCCAATCCAAGCTCTGGGGCGTGGTTGCTCGCTTGCCGGGCGCGTGAGGAGGCCCGGATCTACGCCCCGGAGGTCGAAGCGGTGCCCGCATTTGAAGTCTCCATCTCCGAGTTGGGAGACCATTCATACGATCTCCAGTTCGCTGCCGCGCGCATTCCACTGGAAGGTGCCGCTGCTAGGATCTCCGGCGAAGGACTTTTCAAGCTCGTTGCCCCCGACTTCGTGACACGCAAGGACTTCATGGCCGAGCAAGGCGACGGGATGATCACCATCTTTCTCCGGCGATCTCCTCCTTGAAGCGCCCTCATCGCTTGCATCGCTCAGGTATCCGACTCAACTTCGGACCATGGCCCGGATCATCTGTCTCGCTTGCCTTGCGCTCGTGCTGTGTGCGCAGGCCGTTACCGTGGGGTGGAAGGTCCCTTTTCATAGTTCCCTCCCGGAGAGGTTCGCTGGCTTAGGGGCTACCAGGATGGAAAATGCTCCGGCAAAGTCTGTGTTCTTTGCAGAGGGGGATGAACTCTGGGAGATCTCAAAGACGATTCAGTGGAGCAGCGAGGCGGATCCATTCGAGGAAGAGACATCGGAGACTTCTAAGGCCAAGCCATGGGGCGGCGATTGGGTGGTCTGGAATGCACGTTCCCGGACGGTGATCGGCAGTGGATCATGGGACGATATCCGGCGTTTGGAACAGAGCCTGAGCATCAACTCCATTCCCACGCTCCAGAGGACGAGGTTTGAGTTCGTGGCCACCGCTGGCGAAGCCGCCGAGGCATCGAGACGGAGCGAATTGGTTCTAACGAGTCGGGACTCGGAGGAAGCCAGCGCAGAGGTCGAGGGCGTGAGGGCTAAGACCACATCGCAAAGCGACATGCGTCATGCCCTAAGTCATAGCGCCATCTTGTTCTTTTGGCCGGGAAAGGAGAAGGGAGTCCGATGGGAAGTTAGTTCAAGGTCCACCGTTGCAGACGGCGTCCGCACGCGAATTGCGAAGGGTCGGGATCATGACGAGAACTGGGAGCTCTACGCGACCATCTCCACCGAGACGGCGGATGGAACACCTCTCCACGGAGAACGCTGGATCGAAGCTCCATCGGGGCCGGTTCTCTGGGCTCATTATCCCATTGCCGGGTCCTATCGGGAAAGCTTCGAAGGCGATCTGATCCTGAAGGTATACCCGGTGCGGGATGACTTCATGAACAAGTTGGGTGGGGGGCTTCCGGGGCAGGCAGTATTTGTCGAGGGATCCTCAGCTGTGAACGGGGCTCGCCGGTGGTATCTCGACGTCCGCCCGCTGCTTGAGCAGAACGGGGTTAAGCTCGTTCATCCTGAGGCATGGATCGGCTTTGATCCCTCCACCTCAAGCGTGGTCGCACTTGCCGACCGCGAAAACCAGGATCTGCTGGAAGGCATTCTCGACATGGGAAGATCACCGGTCCGCGCAGTTTGGCTAGAGACGAATCCCGAGTCCGGCGGATGGGGAATTCTGAGCCGTTCGGGAGAGAAGGCTTCGATTTCCAGATCCAATCAGGGCGAGACCGTTTTGGCATGCGATATCGAGCCTACCATCGGCGGCAATGAGCAGGTCATCGACCTGCGGTATCAATTCGATGTGATGAACGGGCAGAAGCAGGTCGGGCGCATGCAATCCGCGACCACGCTCTTCCCCGACCGACCCCAAGTCGTCGGTAAGGTCTTCTCCTCGGACGGCAAGGAGATCGAGGTCGTCATGACCGCGAGCATCTCGCCTTGAAGTCGCGGCTTCGCCGCTTGCATGGAGCGGGCATCTAGCCTCAACTTCGGACCATCATGGCCCGGATCATCTGTCTTGCTTGGCTTGCGCTCGCCCTTTGGGCGCAGGCTTCCGTGACGGCGGGATGGAAGGTGCCAAGTTCGCAAGTGGTCTACTCCTTGGGGGATGATCCCAATGTGCCAAAGCTGGAGAATCCTCCGGGCGAATCCGCCTTCTTCCAATCCGGCGACGAGCTTTGGGATCTCTCGCAGATCGTGTCTCACCGGATCTTCATGGAAGGCGGTGAGCTGGGTGTGATTCCCGATTGGCCAGGCGAATGGGTGGTGTGGAATGCCCGTTCGGGAATGGTGGTGGCACGGGGTTCGGAGAGCGATCTGTTACTCGTCCAAGGAGCTCTGGAGCTTCCCCAATTAGAGTATGAGCTCCGCGCGAAGCTGGAGTTGGTCGCTGGGGGGGAGAAGATCGCGCGCTCGATCTCGCAGATCATCCAGAGCGGAATCGAGGCCTCGGCAAAGTCGGGAGATCTTGAGCTGAAGTTGTTGCCGACTTCATCGTCAAGCAGTAGCTGGATCGATCTCACCATCGATACGAAGTGGACTGAAAACGGTGTTTCATGGGAGTACACCTCAACTCTCCTTATCCCCGATGGCAGGAGAGTGCGGATTGCCTCTCACGCCTCCAATGGCGAACAATGGGAGCTATTCCTTACCATCACGCAAGAACTCCCCGACGGAACAAAGCGATCAGAGACTCGTTGTAGAGAGGCCTCCGGAGGCTTGGAGAATTGGCCTTTGCCAGCCGGATGGAAGGAATCGGCAAGGGAGCCTTTCCATCATGGCCTGCAACTCGGCGTGCTGCAAATCGACGACTGGGAGGTTCCTGCGGATTTGATTGAGAAATCGTTACAGGGCACGAATCCGGATGGCATCGCCAAGATTGCGGCACCGGCCGAGCTGGCGAGATGGATCAAGGGGGATTGCCATGACCTAACTCCGTTCTTCCGGGAGCAGGGGGTGCCGCTGGACCGGACCGGAACCAAAGTGATCTTCGATCCCGGGTGGCAGCGCGTTATCGTGTTGGGGAGTGAGGAGGACCTCGAATTGGTCGAGTTTCTATTCGGAATCGACCGGAACATCTCCCAAGATGACACGGGAAGAGACTGTCTCTGGATCGAGCTCTCCCAGTCGGAGAAGATTTGGGGTCTGGCCTGCCGATCCGGCTCGACCGCGAAGCTATCCGGGAAAGGCGGGACGGAGGGAAACTCTCTTGAGCTTGAGCCCATCCTCGGGGGCAGCGGCAGGATCGCCGGGTTGGCCTATTGCTTGGGCTTGTCCAGCGGGTCCAGCGAGCTGCTTTCCAAAACGATCCTGATCCTCGATGTCCCTCAGAACCTCGGCGGCTTCATGTTGCCGGGCCAAGCGGAGGAGGAGATTGAGGTAACGCTGAAGACGCTCTTTCCCTGATGCTGGCCACAGTCCCATGAAAATCTTCATCATGTTCTTGCTGCTCCTGTTAACCTCCGGGGTAACGCGGGCCGCCGTGACTGTTGCTTGGAAAGTCCCCGTCGAATCGCAGGCCGCTGATTTCCGCTCGGACGAAAGGTATCGGAAGTTGGACCAGCCTCCTGCGGCGTCCGCCTTCTTCCAAGCGGGTGACGAGCTATGGGATGTCTCGAAGGCGATCTCGTGGCCGCGAGGCTTCAGGCCGACGAAGAGGGAGAAGAAAGAGGAGGAGGGAAATGATCCCTTTGCCGCGAGGCGCTCGGGGGATTGGGATTGGAATGGGGAGCCCGATGGGAAATGGGATGGCGAGTGGGTGGTGTGGAATGCCCGCTCGCGGATGTTCATCGCCCGCGGATCGTGGGAGGATGTTCGGCAGATCGAGGCGGGGCTGAAGTTCAACGGGCGCCTTGAGATATTTCGCACCAAGCTGGAGCTAGTGGAGGCTGGCCAGCCTTCCCGCTCGATCTCATTGGTGTCGCGATCCGGTGAGAAATCGATCATGGAGGTCGGTGGCTTCAAGCTGGAGCTGGAAGCTGACGGGAGAGAGCAGATCCCCGAAAATTACGCCAAGCTCGTGGTCAAGTGGCCCTCGGGTAAGAAAGGCGAGACTTGGGAGCTAGCCACCGCATTGACCCTGAAGGATGCCAAGCCACTCCGCGTGGCGGGCCACGGAAGCGGCGCGGAGGAATGGGAGCTCTTTGCTTCCACCGAACGGGAGTGGCTCGATGGCACGCCCGTCTCCCCAGGACGGTGGATTGAGGAGAAAGGAGCGGTCACCCTTTGGTCCGTGCCACAGTATCATCAAGACGAGGCGCGCGACCTCGGGGAGGGTTATAAGATGGCGCTCTTCTACATTGGTAAGGACACGCCCTTGAAGATGGTCGGACACGGGTCACAGACCCCTTCCACGGCAGTCGAAGTCCCTGAGAAAGCTGCCGGACTTCTCCGCGGCAGCGTCATGGATTTGCGCCCCCATCTGGCACTAAATGGAATCCGGCTGGATGAGGCACGGGAGTTTGCAGGCTTCGATCCCGTGAGCGGGCATCTGCTCGTCATCGCCCGTGACCGCTGGGTGCAGGACATCGAAGGGCTCCTCTCCGGCGGAGGCGATCCGGGTGTGTCCCACTGGGTGAAGACCGGCCCCGAAGCCGGAGCTTGGCGGCTCAGCTCGCGATCCGGTGAGAAGGCAACGCTTGCCCGGAAGAAGAACGGCGAAGTCGAGTCGCTCTTCGAGACCGAGCTTAGCTCGGGCGGGAACGGGAAGATCTTCGACCTCAGCTACCGGCTCCAGCCCGGGCCCGGGCAATTGTTGCAGTCGAAGGGGACCTTCCTGATAGACACGCCACGGGAAGCGGGAAGCTTCACCGCCGCCGAAGGGCAAGAGGTGAAGGTGATCCTCACCGCCGGGAGCGAGCCGCGGTGAGCATGGGGCTAGCTGTCCCGGCCATTCTGTATCGGCCGGGAATCGGCAATCGGGAATTTCCGATTAAGTGTCGGCAAGCATCTTCGCCCTCCCTTTTCTCCCCCGATTTTGCTAGCCTGTCCTAACAACCTGCAAACGCCCTCCCGCAACTTTCTCCGCAACACAGACATTTCATGACCTTTCCGATCCCGAAAACCGTTAGGCATCGCCGCTTGCACGGGCTGGATATTCAAGCCA
This is a stretch of genomic DNA from Luteolibacter rhizosphaerae. It encodes these proteins:
- the purN gene encoding phosphoribosylglycinamide formyltransferase; this encodes MRLGILGSGSGSNMQAILDGVADGSIPAEIALVMSENPEAYILERAKKAGIPTAVIDCRGFKSKFPEEAQAETAAALKAAGVELVCLAGFMRLVRTPLLKAFPDRIINIHPALLPAFPGLQAWKQALDAGVPETGCTVHYVDGGMDTGPVILQNSVPVLPGDTPESLHARILEAEHRTYPEAIRMVAARLADK
- a CDS encoding ribbon-helix-helix protein, CopG family: MSYRMVRTSMSLDTATLETMDALAKRWSVSKAEIMRRAVRTLKAEADRETRKLTPLQALDWLQGGGGLSVKEGEAFKKAIRAERESKKYWWEA
- a CDS encoding type II toxin-antitoxin system VapC family toxin produces the protein MIHLDTNLLVELVSVGSPGAVIVRGWIAGGEDVGTSAIAWSEFCNGPLSSGQKDAAFAVLDGNIQDFTWREGEQAARLFNLAGRRKGSHSDCMIAASALTTGSRLATRNTADFARFVSHGLVLESLGV
- a CDS encoding aminopeptidase: MHDPRIDQLARQLVRYSTSLQKGEKILLDLYDVPESIGLALIREARAKGAYPLLRLHNSRLNREMQKGAEDEQYKIIAKHLLAEMKDMDAYIAIRGSHNIAESSDVPAANMKLVMKHMRGVIDHRVKKTKWCVLRWPTPSMAQQAGMSTEAFEDFYFDVCLVDYKSLVPAATALKKLMDQTDEVHITGPGTDLKFSIKDIPAIVCAGTHNIPDGEVFTAPVKDSVNGVISYNAPTIYQGIPFDSIKLTFEKGKVVKAESPGKTKEINKILDSDAGARYIGEFALGYNAAIKHPMRDILFDEKIGGSFHFTPGQAYEEADNGNRSQVHWDMVCIQRKDYGGGEIKFDGKVIRKDGVFLPKNLAKLNG